The genomic segment GATTATGATTTAGACATTAAGGTGTATCCGGACATGTCGTATATGATTTTGGATGAGGATGAGTACGAGAAACATCGCCGGGAAATGAATTATCCGAAAGCGATTGATCGTATCCTGAAGGACAACGTCCAGATTTTAATCCAGTGGATTCGAAGTCGGAAAGGTCCGTTCAATCCGGCATTCGTTGAAACGTGGTATCGTGAATATGAAACAAGATATCGGAGATGATGGTTCGCCATCGTCTTTTTTTAATTGAAGGAAGTGAATCATCATGGGTAAGGAAACTCAACAACAGAAAAATAAGGCGCCAGGTTCGATTCGTCGCTACATGCAGTTCGTCAAGCCGTACAAAAAACAAATCCTCTTGACGGTGTTCGTCGGGATCATCAAGTTTTCGATTCCGCTCGGATTACCGTTACTGTATAAGTACATCATCGATAACCTCCTGACCGATAATACGGTACCGCTTGCAGAGCGGAGTAAGGAACTGGCGTATTTGATTGGAGCGGGCTTCTTCGTCTTCCTCGTCGTCAAACCACCACTTGAATTCGTCCGTCAGTATTTAGCACAGTGGTCGGCGTCGAAAATTTTGTTCGACGTACGGAATAATTTGTTTGATCATGTTCAGAAATTATCACTTCGGTTTTATTCAAATACGAAAACCGGCGAAGTCATCTCCCGAATCATCAACGATGTCGAACAAACAAAAGATTTTGTTGTAACGGGTTTGATGAACTTATGGCTCGATATGATTACGATCTTTATTGCGATTGCCATCATGTGGACGATCAATCCGAAGCTGACGCTCGTCGCAATCATTCCACTGCCGTTTTATGCCTTTGCCGTGAAGTTCTTTTATGGACGGCTCCGCAGTTTGACGCGCGATCGCTCAGCAGCACTTGCGGAACTCCAAGGACATTTGACGGAGCGGGTCAACGGAATGGCAGTTATCCGCAGTTTCGCCCTTGAACCACATGAAAACAAAGCGTTCAAAGGTCAAAATGATGGTTTCTTAAAAGCGGCACTTCGTCAGACGAACTGGAATGCACGGACCTACGTCGTCGTTTCGACGATTACCGATTTTGCACCGATTTTGATTTTTGGTACGGCTGCCTTTTTTGTCTTGAACGAACAGGTGACAATCGGGACGATGGTTGCTTTCATCGGTTATATCGACCGTCTCTATGCACCACTCGGTCGACTCGTCAACTCATCAACGACGTTGACACAGTCGATTGCTTCGATGGACCGAATGTTTGAATTCTTAGACGAACCGTATGATATTACGGAAAAAGCACATGCGAAAGATCCGGTCGCTGTTAAAGGAAACGTCCAGTTCGAAGACATCAGCTTCTCTTATGAAGAAGATGGCGAACTGGCGATCAACCGGTTGACGCTCGACGTCCAGGCCGGGGAACGAATCGCCTTCGTCGGGATGTCAGGTGGAGGGAAATCGACACTCGTCAGTCTGATTCCTCGTTTTTACGATGTCTCATCCGGACGGATTACGCTTGACGGCGTTGACATTCGTGATTTGAAGTTACGCGGTCTGCGTGACCAAATCGGGATGGTCATGCAAGAATCGATTCTCTTTAGCGAATCGGTCGAAATGAACATCAAGATGGGAAATCCGGAAGCAACGGAAGAGGAAGTGATTGCTGCTGCGAAAGCGGCGAATGCACACGAGTTCATTGAACGGCTGCCGCAAGGGTACAAGACGGCGGTCGGAGAACGAGGCGTTAAGTTATCAGGAGGACAGAAGCAACGCTTGGCGATTGCCCGTGTCTTCTTGAAGAACCCACCGATTCTCATTCTGGATGAAGCAACGAGTGCACTAGATTTAGAAAGTGAATCGATGATTCAAGATTCGCTTGCCCGTCTCGCGAAAGGACGGACGACGTTCACTGTCGCCCACCGTCTGTCGACGATTACGGATGCTGATAAGATTGTCGTGATTGAAAATGGTCAAATCACGGAACTCGGTCGTCATGAAGAGTTGATGCGCAAACGTGGCGCATATTTCGAACTGTACGCGATTCAGAACCTCGAGCTCGTCGAATGAAAAAAAGGCTATTCCGGAAAAAACGGAATAGCCTTTTTGTATAAAGAATGAACAGCTTACAATTGTGCGAACGCACGATTGACGGCAGCGATCGTCTCATCGATGTCTGCGTCCGTGTGAGCTGTCGTCAAGAACCACGCTTCATATTTTGAAGGGGCAAGATTGATACCTTGCTCGAGCATCAATTTGAAGAAACGACCAAACATCTCGCTATTTGCACGTTCTGCACCGAGGTAGTCAGTGACGGTCTCATCTGTGAAGTAGACAGTCAAAGCTCCTTTTAGACGATTGATTGTAATCGTGACAGCGTGCTTGTCTGCTGCCTCCAGAATACCTTGTTCGAGCTTCGTGCCGAGACGTTCGAATTCTTCGTAGACACCAGGCTGTTCAAGTAACTCTAGGCAAGCAATCCCTGCTGCCATCGATGCCGGATTTCCAGCCATCGTTCCAGCTTGATAAGCGGGACCGAGCGGAGCAACGTGTTCCATGATGTCTTTACGACCACCGTATGCACCGATTGGAAGACCACCACCAATGATTTTGCCAAGTGCCGTCATATCAGGACGGATATTCAACAGTTCTTGAGCACTGCCGTATGTGAAGCGGAACGCCGTGATGACTTCATCGTAGATGACGAGTGCACCGTGTTCATGAGTAATCTCGTTGACGGCTTCGAGGAATCCAGGATGCGGTTCGACAATCCCGAAGTTCCCAACAATCGGTTCGACGAGGACACAGGCAACTTGATCGCCCCATTCAGCCATGATTTGACGATAGGCTTCAACATCGTTGAACGGTGTCGTCAAGACTTCTTTCGCTGTTGCTTTCGTTACACCGGCAGAGTCCGGTGAACCAAGTGTTGCTGGACCACTTCCTGCTGCAATCAACATTAAATCCGAATGCCCGTGGTAACAGCCGCTGAATTTCACGACGAGTTCACGACCCGTGTAGGCACGCGCGACACGTATCGTCGTCATGACCGCCTCGGTTCCTGAATTCGTAAAGCGAACTTTTTCTAAAGACGGGATCGCTTGTTGAAGCTTATGTGCGAAGTCGATTTCTAGGCGGTGAGGCGTACCATATAGGAGACCATTTTGCGCCGCATGCGTAATCGCTTCCGTAATATGTGGATGCCCGTGCCCGGTGATGATTGGACCGTAAGCGGCTAAGTAATCGATATAACGATTGCCATCGACATCGTAAAAGTAAGCACCTTCTCCACGTTCCATATAAACGGGGGCGCCTCCTCCGACGGCCTTAAAAGAGCGGGATGGACTGTTGACACCTCCGACGATACATTTTTGGGCAACGTCGTATAACGCCTCGGATGTCGGGCGTGTAGAATGGGTTGACATAGATGATTCCTCCAATCGTTGATTCGTGAAAAATATCACGATATGATTGTATCACGGACGTCAAATCAGAAGCAGAGCCGTTGACGGACGGGAATAATGTAGGTAGACTAATTATAAAGATTACAATCTAATAATCAATGAAAGATAGAAATGAGGGGATGGACGTGGCTAACGAAATGCTAGATGACGCAGTACGATCTTTACGGGACTCGGGCGTTCGCATGACACCACAACGTCACACAATCTTGGAATACTTGACGACAGGACATACGCATCCGACGGCAGATGATATCTATCGTGCGCTCGAACATCGTTTTCCAAATATGAGTGTGGCGACAGTTTATAATAATTTACGTGTTTTCCGTGAAAAAGGAATCGTTGAAGAGATGAACTATGGAGACGCTTCAAGCCGATTCGATTTCGTTACGACACGTCATTATCATATGATTTGTGAAGGGTGCGGTAAAATCGTCGACTTCAATTATCCGGTGCTCGATGATGTCGAGACGGTCGCTGCACATTTGACTGGATTTAAAGTAGATCGTCATCGTCTCGAAGTATACGGGACGTGTCCTGAATGCCAATCAAACGTACAATAAAAACGAGCTTCCTTTAACGGGGAGCTCGTTTATTGTGTTTATTGTATTTTTCATCGAATTCTTTTCCTTCAAGTTCTTGGTCCATCGTGAGTGGCTCATCGCAATGCATACATAAATCGACGCGACCGAGGACTTTTGTTTCTTTTCCACAGTTCGGACAAGTGACAACGGCTGCTTTCGTTGAAGTTAAACCAATCAAGAAATATAAGGCAGTACTCGCTAAGACCATGACAAAACCGAGTAGCATTAAAATAACCATGATGATTTCAAATTGTTTTAATAGAAGACCACCATACATAACGAGCATTCCACCAAAAACGAGGAACATCGCCAAGTTACGCGCGCGGTTTATTTTATTCTTGCGTTGTTTTTTCAATTGAATTCCCCCTAACGACAGTCTAGCATATTGTAGCTTATGTCCTGAAGAAGGAAACAATGAATTTTTGTCGAAAATGGTAACGGATGAGTATGAGTGAAGAAGGGTGAGAATTGAATGGAACAAGTCACAAGAACAATTTATTCCGAATATGCTGCCTATCAAGAAACGCAAGGAATCATCGCTGTTGAAAAACAGCAACCGAAGGATTCATTGACGGATCAATTTGATATACTGTTACTAGTTGTTACGCGGGACTCCTCTATTGAATGGACAATCAAACACTATCGCTTAGATACACTCAAGGTGTCACTTCATGTCGTCCATGAAGATGTACTGTCACGATGGATTGTACTGAACGCGAATCGGCGAGCTGTCCATTGGATATCCGAAGGGACAATTATTTTTGAACGCAATGATTATTTAACTGATATGAAAAAAAGGCTGTTGAACTTCCCGGAAGCAGAACGTTGCCTGCAAATGTCACTGTCTTTTGCGAAACTACTACGTCGTTTTCAAGACGGGCGTAATCTCTTTAGTCGCGGTAACTACTATGATGCTTACACGCACGTGCATCATGCTTTACATCATTTAGCACGGCTTTCCGTTCTTGAAAAAGGAGCACATCCTGAAATTGTCGTCTGGGAACAAGCTCGCATGGATGATCCGGAAGTGTACAAGTTATACCAGCAATTACTGTTAAGCGAAGAAACACTTGAATTGCGAATCCATTTAGCTTTGATTGGTCTGGAACATCTACTTCAATCGAAAGTATTATCCGGTGGAAAGTATTTGTTTGAAGTGATGCGTGAAAGAACAATCCCGTGGACGATGTATGAACTCATGGAAAATGAACGATTGCAGGAACTGAAGGTTGATTTAGGTAGTTTAGTCGATTTCTTTATGCGTAAAGGGTTAATTCGCATCTCTTATCGTCAAACAAAAGGTACGGGCGTGGAACTCGTAACATATGAACCAGTCGTTTAAACGATTGGTTCATATGTTTTTTATCGCGAATCGAAAATACTATATATAGAAGGAAAAAATAATTAAAAGTTTTTTATCAAAATCTGTTGACGTTACTATTTTGATATAGTATATTAATACATGTCGACAGGCTGATATGCTCTGAAAGACAAAAACAAATTAAAAAAATAAGAAAAAGGATTGACGGTTAAGTTATTCCATGATATCTTATTAAAGTCGCTAACACGACACGACGAACTTTGAAAACTGAACGATGAGGCAAAAAACGTATCTTCGGATACAAACAATGAATGAAGCGCAAGCTTCGTCAACGTGACTTTTAGTCACAACAACGAGCAAGTCAAACACTTTATGGAGAGTTTGATCCTGGCTCAGGACGAACGCTGGCGGCGTGCCTAATACATGCAAGTCGAGCGCAGGAAGCTCGCGGAACTCTTCGGAGGGAAGCGAGTGGAATGAGCGGCGGACGGGTGAGTAACACGTAAGGAACCTGCCTCAAGGATTGGGATAACTCCGAGAAATCGGAGCTAATACCGAATAGTTCTTCGGACCGCATGGTCCGATGATGAAAGGCGCTCCGGCGTCACCTTGAGATGGCCTTGCGGTGCATTAGCTAGTTGGTGGGGTAATGGCCTACCAAGGCGACGATGCATAGCCGACCTGAGAGGGTGATCGGCCACACTGGGACTGAGACACGGCCCAGACTCCTACGGGAGGCAGCAGTAGGGAATCTTCCACAATGGACGAAAGTCTGATGGAGCAACGCCGCGTGAGTGATGAAGGTTTTCGGATCGTAAAACTCTGTTGTAAGGGAAGAACAGATACGAGAGGTAATGCTCGTATCCTGACGGTACCTTGCGAGAAAGCCACGGCTAACTACGTGCCAGCAGCCGCGGTAATACGTAGGTGGCAAGCGTTGTCCGGAATTATTGGGCGTAAAGCGCGCGCAGGCGGCCTTTTAAGTCTGATGTGAAAGCCCCCGGCTCAACCGGGGAGGGTCATTGGAAACTGGAAGGCTTGAGTACAGAAGAGAAGAGTGGAATTCCATGTGTAGCGGTGAAATGCGTAGAGATGTGGAGGAACACCAGTGGCGAAGGCGACTCTTTGGTCTGTAACTGACGCTGAGGCGCGAAAGCGTGGGGAGCAAACAGGATTAGATACCCTGGTAGTCCACGCCGTAAACGATGAGTGCTAGGTGTTGGGGGGTTTCCGCCCCTCAGTGCTGAAGCTAACGCATTAAGCACTCCGCCTGGGGAGTACGGCCGCAAGGCTGAAACTCAAAGGAATTGACGGGGACCCGCACAAGCGGTGGAGCATGTGGTTTAATTCGAAGCAACGCGAAGAACCTTACCAACTCTTGACATCCCCTTGACCGCTTGAGAGATCAAGTTTTCCCTTCGGGGACAAGGGTGACAGGTGGTGCATGGTTGTCGTCAGCTCGTGTCGTGAGATGTTGGGTTAAGTCCCGCAACGAGCGCAACCCCTATCCTTAGTTGCCAGCATTTAGTTGGGCACTCTAGGGAGACTGCCGGTGACAAACCGGAGGAAGGTGGGGATGACGTCAAATCATCATGCCCCTTATGAGTTGGGCTACACACGTGCTACAATGGACGGTACAAAGGGCAGCGAGACCGCGAGGTGGAGCCAATCCCAGAAAGCCGTTCCCAGTTCGGATTGCAGGCTGCAACTCGCCTGCATGAAGTCGGAATCGCTAGTAATCGCAGGTCAGCATACTGCGGTGAATACGTTCCCGGGTCTTGTACACACCGCCCGTCACACCACGAGAGTTTGCAACACCCGAAGCCGGTGAGGTAACCGCAAGGAGCCAGCCGTCGAAGGTGGGGTAGATGATTGGGGTGAAGTCGTAACAAGGTAGCCGTATCGGAAGGTGCGGCTGGATCACCTCCTTTCTAAGGAAAACGTCCCGTAAGGGACATGCCCATCGTTCAGTTTTGAGAGCTCGTCTCTCTAGTCTCGTAAGAGACACTCGCACCTTGAAAACTGAAGACATCAACAAGACATCAAATTTTTATAACCATGTCATTAGACGTGTGTTCTTAGAATACCAAAATGCTAGATCAAGGTATGAAGGGCGTACGGTGGATGCCTTGGCACTAGGAGCCGATGAAGGACGCGACGAACAGCGATATGCTTCGGGGAGCAGTAAGTATGCTTTGATCCGAGGATTTCCGAATGGGGGAACCCACCATCCGTAATGGGATGGGACATGTTACGTGAATACATAGCGTAGCGTGAGGCAGACCCGGGGAACTGAAACATCTAAGTACCCGGAGGAAGAGAAAGCAAATGCGATTCCCTGAGTAGCGGCGAGCGAAACGGGAACAGCCCAAACCGGAGAGCATGCTCTCCGGGGTTGTAGGACACTCTATACGGAGTCAAAAAGGAAGACAGTAGGTGAATGACCTGGAAAGGTCGGCCGAAGAAGGTGACAGCCCTGTAGCTGAAACTGTTTTCCCTCCAGAGTGGATCCTGAGTACGGCGGGACACGTGAAACCCCGTCGGAATCCGGGAGGACCATCTCCCAAGGCTAAATACTCCCTAGTGACCGATAGTGAACCAGTACCGTGAGGGAAAGGTGAAAAGCACCCCGGAAGGGGAGTGAAATAGATCCTGAAACCGTATGCCTACAAGTAGTCAGAGCCCGTTAATGGGTGATGGCGTGCCTTTTGTAGAATGAACCGGCGAGTTACGATAGCGCGCGAGGTTAAGCTGATGAGGCGGAGCCGTAGCGAAAGCGAGTCTGAATAGGGCGCCATAGTGCGTTGTCGTAGACCCGAAACCAGGTGATCTACCCATGTCCAGGATGAAGGTCAGGTAACACTGACTGGAGGTCCGAACCCACGCACGTTGAAAAGTGCGGGGATGAGGTGTGGGTAGCGGTGAAATGCCAATCGAACCTGGAGATAGCTGGTTCTCCCCGAAATAGCTTTAGGGCTAGCCTCGAGGTTGAGAGTTCCGGAGGTAGAGCACTGATTGGACTAGGGGCCCCCACAGGGTTACCGAATTCAGTTAAACTCCGAATGCCGGCAACTTATACTCGGGAGTCAGACTGCGAGTGATAAGATCCGTAGTCAAGAGGGAAACAGCCCAGACCGCCAGCTAAGGTCCCAAAGTGTATGTTAAGTGGAAAAGGATGTGGCGCTGCCTAGACAGCTAGGATGTTGGCTTAGAAGCAGCCACCATTCAAAGAGTGCGTAATAGCTCACTAGTCGAGTGGCGCCGCGCCGAAAATGTAACGGGGCTAAACATACCACCGAAGCTGCGGATTCCGTAAGGAATGGTAGGGGAGCGTTCCAAACCGCTGTGAAGCTGTACCGTAAGGAGCAGTGGAGCGTTTGGAAGTGAGAATGCCGGTGTGAGTAGCGAAAAGAGGGGTGAGAATCCCCTCCGTCGAAAGCCCAAGGTTTCCTGAGGAAGGCTCGTCCGCTCAGGGTTAGTCTGGACCTAAGCCGAGGCCGAAAGGCGTAGGCGATGGATAACAGGTTGATATTCCTGTACCACCGATCCACCGTTTGAACAATGGGGGGACGCAGGAGGATAGTGACGCATGCGGATGGAAGTGCATGTGTAAGTTTCGAGATCGTCTGATTGGCAAATCCGTCAGGCATCAAGATCGAGGAACGATGCGGAGTCCCCTAGGGACGAAGGTCACGATTTCACACTGCCAAGAAAAGCCTCTAGTGAGGTGGAAGGTGCCAGTACCGTAAACCGACACAGGTAGGCGGGATGAGAATTCTAAGACGCGCGGGATAACTCTCGTTAAGGAACTCGGCAAAATGGTCCCGTAACTTCGGGAGAAGGGACGCTCTACATGAGTAGAGCCGCAGTGAATAGGCCCAAACGACTGTTTAGCAAAAACACAGGTCTCTGCTAAATCGCAAGATGACGTATAGGGGCTGACGCCTGCCCGGTGCTGGAAGGTTAAGGGGATGGGTTAGCGCAAGCGAAGCTTTGAACCGAAGCCCCAGTAAACGGCGGCCGTAACTATAACGGTCCTAAGGTAGCGAAATTCCTTGTCGGGTAAGTTCCGACCCGCACGAAAGGCGTAACGATTTGGGCACTGTCTCAACGAGAGACCCGGTGAAATCATAGTACCTGTGAAGATGCAGGTTACCCGCGACAGGACGGAAAGACCCCATGGAGCTTTACTACAGCCTGATATTGAGGCTTTGTGCATGATGTACAGGATAGGCGGGAGACGTCGAGACCGGAGCGCCAGCTTCGGAGGAGTCACCCTTGGGATACCGCCCTTCATGCATAGAGTCTCTAACTCGCAGCCGTAATCCGGCTGGAGGACCGTGTCAGGCGGGTAGTTTGACTGGGGCGGTCGCCTCCTAAACAGTAACGGAGGCGCCCAAAGGTTCCCTCAGAATGGTTGGAAATCATTCGTAGAGCGCAAAGGCAGAAGGGAGCTTGACTGCGAGACCTACAAGTCGAGCAGGGACGAAAGTCGGGCTTAGTGATCCGGTGGTTCCGCATGGAAGGGCCATCGCTCAACGGATAAAAGCTACCCTGGGGATAACAGGCTGATCTCCCCCAAGAGTCCACATCGACGGGGAGGTTTGGCACCTCGATGTCGGCTCATCGCATCCTGGGGCTGGAGTAGGTCCCAAGGGTTGGGCTGTTCGCCCATTAAAGCGGTACGCGAGCTGGGTTCAGAACGTCGTGAGACAGTTCGGTCCCTATCCGTCGTGGGCGCAGGAAATTTGAGGAGAGCTGTCCTTAGTACGAGAGGACCGGGATGGACGCACCGCTGGTGTACCAGTTGTTCCGCCAGGAGCATCGCTGGGTAGCTACGTGCGGACGGGATAAATGCTGAAAGCATCTAAGCATGAAGCCCCCTCCAAGATGAGATTTCCCTTTGAGTAATCAAGAAAGACCCCTCAGAGACGATGAGGTAGATAGGTCACGGGTGGAAGCATGGTGACATGCGGAGCTGAGTGATACTAATCGGTCGAGGCCTTGTTCTAGCAGATGATTGTTGATGACTTCAGTTTTGAGGGCGCGAGCCTTTCAAAAAAAGTGCTTGACGTTATGGAAACATAATGTTAAGATAATAGATGTCTGGTGGCGATAGCCAAGTGGTCACACCCGTTCCCATGCCGAACACGGAAGTTAAGCACTTGAACGCCGAAAGTAGTTGGGGGCTTCCCCCTGTGAGGATAGGACGCTGCCAGGCGATCGTTCCGCAATAGCTCAGTGGTAGAGCAACCGGCTGTTAACCGGTAGGTCGTAGGTTCAAATCCTACTTGCGGAGCCATTAATAACTTCTTCACCACGTTCACTGGAGAGCTGTCCGAGTGGCCGAAGGAGCACGATTGGAAATCGTGTAGGCGTCATAAGCGTCTCAAGGGTTCGAATCCCTTGCTCTCCGCCATAATTATATATAACGTTTCAATTTCACTACGATGGCCCGTTGGTCAAGCGGTTAAGACACCGCCCTTTCACGGCGGTAACACGGGTTCGATTCCCGTACGGGTCACCATTTTTTATCATCGCGGGGTGGAGCAGTCTGGTAGCTCGTTGGGCTCATAACCCAAAGGTCGTCGGTTCAAATCCGGCCCCCGCAATACATACGGTCCTGTGGTGTAGCGGTTAACATGCCTGCCTGTCACGCAGGAGATCGCGGGTTCGAATCCCGTCAGGACCGCCATTGTTAAGGCTTTGTAGCTCAGTCGGTAGAGCAGAGGACTGAAAATCCTCGTGTCGGCGGTTCGATTCCGTCCAAAGCCACCTTTTATAGAAGAATGAAGTTGATTTCCCATTTGTGGGGGGGTAGCGAAGTGGCTAAACGCGGCGGACTGTAAATCCGCTCCCTCGGGTTCGGCGGTTCGAATCCGCCCCCCCCCACCACCATAGGGGCATAGTTTAGCGGTAGAACTACGGTCTCCAAAACCGTCAGCGCGGGTTCGATTCCTGCTGCCCCTGTTTATTATGGCGATTGTGGCGAAGTGGTTAACGCACCGGATTGTGATTCCGGCATTCGTGGGTTCAATTCCCATCAGTCGCCCTCTTATTATTGGGCTGTAGCCAAGTGGTAAGGCACTGGATTTTGATTCCAGCACGCGAAGGTTCGATCCCTTCCAGCCCAGCTTTTTAAGCGGAAGTAGTTCAGTGGTAGAATACGACCTTGCCAAGGTCGGGGTCGCGGGTTCGAATCCCGTCTTCCGCTCCAACGAGTGGCGCCATAGCCAAGTGGTAAGGCAGAGGACTGCAACTCCTCTATCGTCAGTTCGATTCTGACTGGCGCCTCCAATTCTTTTCAATTCAATAGTTTTTGCAAGAGATTGTGCCGGTGTGGCGGAACTGGTAGACGCGCACGACTCAAAATCGTGTTCCTTTGGAGTGTCGGTTCGATTCCGACCACCGGTATCTTGCGGGTGTAGTTTAGTGGTAAAACCTCAGCCTTCCAAGCTGATGATGAGGGTTCGATTCCCTTCACCCGCTTTACCTTTTCACAATCTTAGTTTTAACCCATGCGGGTGTAGTTTAGTGGTAAAACCTCAGCCTTCCAAGCTGATGATGAGGGTTCGATTCCCTTCACCCGCTTATTTAAAAGAGCAACGTGTCGTTTTCATCTGACACATTGCTCTTTTTGTTTAGGATAGAATGATGAAAGGAGGGATTTGTCATGCGAGGAGAACAACTTAAAGAAACACTTCAAGCATATGCTTTAGAGATTGGGATCGATGTGTTTCGGGTGACGACGGCCGATCCATTTTTAACGATGAAACAACGATTGATTGATCAGCAGGATAAAAATTATGCATCTGGTTTTGAAGAACCCGATCTCGAAAAGCGGACAACTCCGAAACTGTTGCTAGATGATGCTGTATCAATCATCGCGATTGCAGTTGCTTATCCGAGTAAGTTAACGGATGCACCACGTGGGAAAGCAGGGGAACGGCGTGGAATTTTTGGTCGATCTTCTTGGGGGCTTGATTATCATCAGGCGCTGAATCAACGACTCCAGCTACTAGAGAAAAAAATCGAAGAGTTATCGCCTGGAGCAAAGACACGTTCGATGGTGGATACTGGTGAACTCGTCGATCGCGCCGTCGCAGAACGGGCAGGAATTGGTTTTAGCGGAAAGAATTGTTCGATCATTAGCGAAGAACATGGATCTTATCTTTATCTTGGTGAGTTGATTACAGATCTTTACTTACCTCCTGATCAAGCGGTTGAAGAACTCTGCGGAACGTGTAACAAGTGCATCGATGCCTGCCCGACGGATG from the Exiguobacterium oxidotolerans JCM 12280 genome contains:
- the queG gene encoding tRNA epoxyqueuosine(34) reductase QueG: MRGEQLKETLQAYALEIGIDVFRVTTADPFLTMKQRLIDQQDKNYASGFEEPDLEKRTTPKLLLDDAVSIIAIAVAYPSKLTDAPRGKAGERRGIFGRSSWGLDYHQALNQRLQLLEKKIEELSPGAKTRSMVDTGELVDRAVAERAGIGFSGKNCSIISEEHGSYLYLGELITDLYLPPDQAVEELCGTCNKCIDACPTDALVEPGVIDAKRCISFITQTKTLIPEDFRYALGNRLYGCDTCQQVCPYNRKKHATQHAELQPDPEQVKPLLIPILSLSNREFKEKFGSLSGAWRGKKPIQRNAICALVHYQDKSALEALRVMAESDQRDDMRALALWAIGRIAGKVESGYIEARLAVDSAEDVQTEGERLLLEWGESNAV
- a CDS encoding ABC transporter ATP-binding protein, coding for MGKETQQQKNKAPGSIRRYMQFVKPYKKQILLTVFVGIIKFSIPLGLPLLYKYIIDNLLTDNTVPLAERSKELAYLIGAGFFVFLVVKPPLEFVRQYLAQWSASKILFDVRNNLFDHVQKLSLRFYSNTKTGEVISRIINDVEQTKDFVVTGLMNLWLDMITIFIAIAIMWTINPKLTLVAIIPLPFYAFAVKFFYGRLRSLTRDRSAALAELQGHLTERVNGMAVIRSFALEPHENKAFKGQNDGFLKAALRQTNWNARTYVVVSTITDFAPILIFGTAAFFVLNEQVTIGTMVAFIGYIDRLYAPLGRLVNSSTTLTQSIASMDRMFEFLDEPYDITEKAHAKDPVAVKGNVQFEDISFSYEEDGELAINRLTLDVQAGERIAFVGMSGGGKSTLVSLIPRFYDVSSGRITLDGVDIRDLKLRGLRDQIGMVMQESILFSESVEMNIKMGNPEATEEEVIAAAKAANAHEFIERLPQGYKTAVGERGVKLSGGQKQRLAIARVFLKNPPILILDEATSALDLESESMIQDSLARLAKGRTTFTVAHRLSTITDADKIVVIENGQITELGRHEELMRKRGAYFELYAIQNLELVE
- a CDS encoding nucleotidyltransferase-like protein; protein product: MEQVTRTIYSEYAAYQETQGIIAVEKQQPKDSLTDQFDILLLVVTRDSSIEWTIKHYRLDTLKVSLHVVHEDVLSRWIVLNANRRAVHWISEGTIIFERNDYLTDMKKRLLNFPEAERCLQMSLSFAKLLRRFQDGRNLFSRGNYYDAYTHVHHALHHLARLSVLEKGAHPEIVVWEQARMDDPEVYKLYQQLLLSEETLELRIHLALIGLEHLLQSKVLSGGKYLFEVMRERTIPWTMYELMENERLQELKVDLGSLVDFFMRKGLIRISYRQTKGTGVELVTYEPVV
- the perR gene encoding transcriptional repressor; the encoded protein is MLDDAVRSLRDSGVRMTPQRHTILEYLTTGHTHPTADDIYRALEHRFPNMSVATVYNNLRVFREKGIVEEMNYGDASSRFDFVTTRHYHMICEGCGKIVDFNYPVLDDVETVAAHLTGFKVDRHRLEVYGTCPECQSNVQ
- a CDS encoding DUF2614 family zinc ribbon-containing protein → MKKQRKNKINRARNLAMFLVFGGMLVMYGGLLLKQFEIIMVILMLLGFVMVLASTALYFLIGLTSTKAAVVTCPNCGKETKVLGRVDLCMHCDEPLTMDQELEGKEFDEKYNKHNKRAPR
- a CDS encoding glutamate-1-semialdehyde 2,1-aminomutase, with protein sequence MSTHSTRPTSEALYDVAQKCIVGGVNSPSRSFKAVGGGAPVYMERGEGAYFYDVDGNRYIDYLAAYGPIITGHGHPHITEAITHAAQNGLLYGTPHRLEIDFAHKLQQAIPSLEKVRFTNSGTEAVMTTIRVARAYTGRELVVKFSGCYHGHSDLMLIAAGSGPATLGSPDSAGVTKATAKEVLTTPFNDVEAYRQIMAEWGDQVACVLVEPIVGNFGIVEPHPGFLEAVNEITHEHGALVIYDEVITAFRFTYGSAQELLNIRPDMTALGKIIGGGLPIGAYGGRKDIMEHVAPLGPAYQAGTMAGNPASMAAGIACLELLEQPGVYEEFERLGTKLEQGILEAADKHAVTITINRLKGALTVYFTDETVTDYLGAERANSEMFGRFFKLMLEQGINLAPSKYEAWFLTTAHTDADIDETIAAVNRAFAQL